The Chitinophaga pinensis DSM 2588 region TGTTTACCATTGGCGCTTCGCTGGCCTGTGATCCTGACAAGGATACCAAAATGCGGATCCCTGACCTGCACGCCGGGGATATTACTTTGCTGGAAGATAGTATTGACAAAATGAACGAAGTATTGCCGGAAATGAAGTCATTCATTATTCCCGGCGGCCACGTAGCTATATCTACCTGCCATGTGGCCCGTTGTGTATGCAGAAGAGCAGAACGTCTCTGTGTGGGATTGCAGGAACAGCAGCAGTTCATTGAACCGCTGGTGCTGCAATATATCAACCGTTTGAGCGATTATCTCTTTGTATTGGCCCGTTGGGTAGGTCACACTTTCCAGGTGGCAGAAATACCCTGGAAACCCCGGGTCTGAGCGGGATCTATTTTTGTGTTGCAGATGCCAGGATCTCCCCCACTATTCCTCCGTCTTTCATGACCAATTGTCTGTCGCTCATAGGCGCCAGTTCTTCGTTATGTGTCACAATGATGAAGGTTTGCTGGAATTTATCCCGCAGTTCTATAAACAGCTGATGCAATTCCCGGGCATTTTTTGAGTCCAGGTTACCGGTAGGTTCATCCGCCATGACAATGTCCGGCTGATTGATCAGTGCACGGGCGACAGCCACACGCTGCTGCTCTCCTCCTGACAACTGATTAGGCTTATGCTCCAGTCTCCCTGACAATCCCAGCGTTTCCAGCAGATAAGCGGCTCTTTCCCTGACAGCTGCTTTCCGGGTGCCGGCAATGTAAGCGGGTATAGATACGTTTTCCAGGGCCGTAAACTCCGGTAAAAGGTGATGAAACTGGAAAATGAAGCCAATATGCCTATTCCTGAAATCAGCCAGTGCATTCCCCTTTAAAAGGCTAAGATTGGTATCATTCAGCCATACTTCTCCTGAAGTCGGCGTATCCAGCGTACCCAGAATATGCAGCAGGGTACTTTTTCCGGCGCCGGAAGAGCCTACGATCGTAACGATTTCTCCTTTCGATACGGAAACACTTACACCTTTCAGCACGTGTAAGTTGGAATAATTTTTGGTAAGATTGCGTGCGGTTAGCATACTCAAAGAAAAGTAAAATAACCTTTAAAATAGTAATAGTTGTTTATTTCAAATTAAATAATACTTTTGCGAAAATTCAGAAAGTAAAAATTTCGATAACATGTACTGGACCTTAGAATTAGCTTCATACCTGGAGGATGCTCCATGGCCAGCTACGAAAGACGAATTGATAGATTACGCCATCCGCTCCGGTGCACCGATTGAAGTGATTGAGAACTTGCAGGAACTGGAAGACGAAGGGGAAATTTATGAAGGCATAGAGGATATATGGTCAGATTATCCGTCGCAAGACGACTTTTTCTTCAATGAAGATGAGTATTAGACGGAACATTTTCCATTATTGTTGCCTCAGCAATTCGCCTATGCTTAAAAAACTTAGCCGTTCCTTCTAATCAAGGGGAGCGGCTTTTTTGTACCCCGGTCAGCAAACCAACCCTGACCGGCGGGTATTGAGCCGGG contains the following coding sequences:
- a CDS encoding cob(I)yrinic acid a,c-diamide adenosyltransferase, producing MAFKIYTKTGDKGKTALIGGTKVPKSDLRIDAYGTVDELNSYIGLVSDYLTAYPDTISLLREIQDRLFTIGASLACDPDKDTKMRIPDLHAGDITLLEDSIDKMNEVLPEMKSFIIPGGHVAISTCHVARCVCRRAERLCVGLQEQQQFIEPLVLQYINRLSDYLFVLARWVGHTFQVAEIPWKPRV
- a CDS encoding ABC transporter ATP-binding protein, with product MLTARNLTKNYSNLHVLKGVSVSVSKGEIVTIVGSSGAGKSTLLHILGTLDTPTSGEVWLNDTNLSLLKGNALADFRNRHIGFIFQFHHLLPEFTALENVSIPAYIAGTRKAAVRERAAYLLETLGLSGRLEHKPNQLSGGEQQRVAVARALINQPDIVMADEPTGNLDSKNARELHQLFIELRDKFQQTFIIVTHNEELAPMSDRQLVMKDGGIVGEILASATQK
- a CDS encoding DUF2795 domain-containing protein, which produces MYWTLELASYLEDAPWPATKDELIDYAIRSGAPIEVIENLQELEDEGEIYEGIEDIWSDYPSQDDFFFNEDEY